From Desmodus rotundus isolate HL8 chromosome 12, HLdesRot8A.1, whole genome shotgun sequence, one genomic window encodes:
- the LOC112319867 gene encoding ubiquitin-ribosomal protein eL40 fusion protein-like: MQILAKTQNGKTITLEGEPRDTTEKEESTLHLVLGQRGATIEPSVCQLAQKYSCDKMICPKCYTCLHPPRLSTAARGKVATPTTCPKKKVEEVLLHHNLGQQGGFCLNPVALGHQ, encoded by the exons ATGCAGATCTTGGCGAAGACCCAGAATGGCAAGACCATCACCCTTGAGGGTGAACCGAGGGACACCACTGAGAAG GAAGAGTCCACTCTACACTTGGTGCTTGGTCAGCGGGGTGCCACCATCGAGCCCTCGGTCTGCCAGCTGGCCCAGAAGTACAGCTGTGACAAGATGATCTGCCCCAAGTGTTACACCTGCCTGCACCCCCCACGTCTGTCAACCGCAGCAAGAGGAAAAGTGGCCACGCCCACAACCTGCCCCAAGAAGAAGGTTGAAGAGGTCCTCCTCCACCACAACCTCGGCCAGCAAGGCGGCTTCTGCCTGAACCCTGTGGCCCTGGGGCATCAATAA